In the Acetobacterium sp. KB-1 genome, GCAGGGCTTTGGCCCAAACCGCCAGAGATCAGGGGATCTTTATCATCGAAGACGGTGCCTACCATTTGCTTAGTCAAAATATTCTGCCGGCGGTGGCCTCTTTTGCACCGGACCATACCATCTATATCGCCAGCATGTCAAAAACGCTGGCCCCTGGCTTACGTATGGCCTATGTGTCAGTGCCTTTGGCTTATCGAAAGCCGGTGTCAAAAGCGCTGTATAATCTAAATATATCGGTGTCGCCGTTAATGGCAGTGCTGGCGGCCCGGGTTATCGTTTCCGGACAGCTGGATCAATTTATAATAAGTCACCAGCAGAATGCCAGACAGCGCAATAAGTTGGTAAACTGCTACTTACGGGACTTCACCTGTCATGGTAATGAAACGGGAATATTTCGTTGGCTGGAGTTGCCGGGAACCATTAGTGGATCGGATTTTGAAGCACTGGCAATGGAAAAGGGGGTTCGAATTTACGGCGCTGAGCGATTTACCGTTGGAAATAACGTGCCCATCCGTGCTGTGCGGATGTCTGTTTGTGCTCCGGAAACCCTGGCCGAACTGGAACAGGGAATGATAATTTTAAAAAAACCTTCTCGATCAGCTGTAAGATTTTTAATTTGTACGCCATACATTTAATTTATTGTGTGGCGTATTTTTGCGTGATAAAATAAGGCTCAAATTAAACTGCGGGTGAAGGGAGTAAGTCATAGTGAAAAGTTTTATTTTTGCCTTTAAACAGGTGTTACCGGTTTTTTTTCCTTATCTGTTTATTGGCATTGCTTTTGGAGTTTTAATGGATGAGGCTGGCTACAGCGCCGGTTGGTCATTTCTGTCCGGTGTTTTTATTTATGCCGGATCGATGCAAATTGTTTTGGTTTCGCTGCTTACCGCGGGAGCCTCATTAGGAACCATTGCACTGATGACCTTTTTTGTTAATGCCCGACATATTTTTTACGGTATTGCCTTCATTGATCAGTTCCGCAAGATGGGTCGGCGATACCCCTATATGGTTTTAACGCTTACGGATGAGGTTTATTCCATTCTTTGCAGTATTACCTATCCGGATGAAGTGGATATCAGGAAGACCGATTTTTACATTACTCTGATTCTTCATCTGGTTTGGATTCTCAGCTGTGTGGCTGGAGCCCTGTTTGGTCAGCTATTACCCTATGATCTGGCTGGTATCGAATTTTCAGCGACAGCTTTTTTTATTACGGTTTGTATGAATCAATGGGAGGTGATGGATTCTCATTTACCGGCTATCACTGGATTAACCAGTGCATTGGTCTTTTACTTTATCCTGGGACCCAGTCAGTTTATTTTACCAGCGTTGACAGTCAGTGTCCTGGTGTTGATGATGATGAAAGCCAAATCAAATAATCAAAAAAAGAGTGGTGTTCCAGAATTGGAAGCTGGCTTAGCTGGACAAACGGAGGAAATCAGCCATGAGTATTAATTGGGTTGACACCGTGGAAGCTCTGGCGGTTGTGGCGCTGGTTACTATTTTTACCCGAGCTCTGCCATTCTTGTTTTTTGGTGGTAAGAAAGAGCTACCCGATATAGTCCGCTATCTGGGAACTGTTTTGCCGGCCGCGATTATGATTATTCTTGTTGTCTTTTGTCTGCGAAACATCAGCCTGATCGCCTACCCCTTCGGTTTGCCGGAGCTGTTAAGTGTCGCGATGGTGATCCTTGTTCATCGCATCAAAAAAAATATTTTTCTTAGCATCATCGCTGGAACCGGGCTTTATATGGTGCTAACGCGAACCTTGTTTATAATTGGAAGCTGAAGAAAGCTTGCCTCGGCACCAGTTTCGGAATTATTCTAAAAAAATGTTGATCTTTACTGTTTTAATATTTATTATGTCAGACTTATGCGGTATAATAAAATCACAATTCTTTATAAGCTGAGGCATATGAAAAGGATGCAAAATTATACAGGGGGATCGGATGAACAAAAGGATGAGATCAAAATTATTTGCCATATTAACAGTGATAAGTCTGTTATTATTGGTTACCAGCGGCTGTATCCGTACGCATACCTATGGCGGTGGGGTGTATACAGGAGAATGGAAAAATGGCGTGCCCAATGGTTACGGCAAGTTTGTTTACTCAGAGGATGTAATCTACGAGGGCCAATGGAAAGACGGCAAGCTTCATGGCCAGGGGACTGCTATCGGATATGAGGGAACAAGATTTGAAGGCGAATGGAAATATGGCAAGCTCGATGGTTATGGGACCAAGACAGATAATGGTAATACCTATGTGGGCGAATTTAAAAAAGGCTTAATGGATGGCAAAGGAACCTTGACCATGGCGGATGGGACCACCTATGTGGGAACCTTCGCCAATGATTTATATGTTGGTCCATAAATAATAATAGTTAAAAAAACAGCATCCAATTTCGATGCTGTTTTTTTATAATCATTCTTGACAAAATTGCTAAACTAGTGTAGACTTACTAAGTAGGAACACTAAGTAAAACAGTAGTAGATCTGAAGCGTAGCAGTTTTAAATCGGCTCCGATCGGCAGATTATGGCAACAATTTATGGTTTATTAAAATAAGGACTGATGGAGTGATGGATATTGTTGAACGACTGACACAATTTGGACTGACAAGGCATGAGGCTTCGATTTATTTAACCCTGCTTGCTGAAGGTGACTTAAATGGCTATGAGGTGGCAAAGATAACGGGTATTTCACGATCTAACGCCTATACATCGCTGGCGTCGCTGGTGGAAAAGGGCGGGGCTTATGTCATCGAGGAAGCAACCATCCGCTATACCCCGGTCGCTATTTCCGAATTCTGCGAAAATAAGATCAGAAAACTACAGCAAGCCAAGCAGGATCTGATTGTTACCATTCCCACAAAACGGGATGCGGTGGAAGGCTATATTACCATTAAAGGGGAAAGCAACATCCTCAATAAATTGCGCAATATGATTCTGGAAGCCCAGGAGCGGATCTACATCTCAGTACCCGGTCAGGTTTTAAAAACCGTACTGCCAGATATAAAAGAAGCGATTAATCGCGACATCAAGATGGTGATCATCACCGATGGGTCCTTGTCGCTGGCAGGAGCCACTGTCTATATTGCTGATCAACCGCTCCAGCAGATTCGACTGATTGTTGATTCAACCAATGTCCTCACCGGCGATATGAATAACGGTGAACATTCCACCTGTCTTTATTCCCGCAAGCGGAATCTGGTTGATTTATTTAAAGACTCGATGAAAAATGAAATAAAACTGATTGAAATGACGAAAGGAAATTAAAGATGAAAAAGACCTTTGTAAACAAAGAAAAATTAGAAGAAATCGTAAGAGAATTCCCCACCCCCTTCCATCTCTATGATGAAAAGGGGATTCGCGAAAATGTGCGAAACTTGCAGGAAGCCTTTTCCTGGAATAAGGGCTACAAAGAATATTTTGCCGTCAAGGCGACCCCCAACCCAACTATTTTACAAATTCTAAAAGAAGAAGGCTGTGGGGTAGATTGCTCATCTTATACCGAACTGATGATGTCCGATACGGTTGGTTTTTCCGGAGCGGATATTATGTTTACCTCCAATGTAACGCCGAAAGAAGACTTTGTTTTGGCCAGCAAACTGGGCGCTTTGATTACTCTGGACGATATCACCCACATTGACTTTTTGGAAGAGGTAGCAGGATTGCCGGAAACCATCAGTTGCCGATTTAATCCCGGCGGTGACTTTGTTATTGATAACGCTATTATGGATACCCCTCAGGTCGCTAAATACGGGTTTACCCGGGAACAAATGACCGAAGGATTTGCAACTCTAAAAAGTAAAGGGGTTAAACATTTCGGGATCCATGCCTTTTTAGCCAGCAATACCATCGCCAATGAATATTACCCGGCCCTGGCACGAATTCTTTTCCAGACCGCCGTGGAATTGAATCAGGAAACCGGCGCTCATATTGCCTTTATAAATCTCTCGGGAGGCGTGGGGATTCCTTACCTGCCCGATCAGCAACCTACCGATATTTATGAAGTCGGCCGAGGTGTGAAAAAAGCCTTTGAAGAAATTCTGGTGCCGGCCGGAATGGGTGATATTGATATTTACACCGAACTGGGTCGCTTTGTCCTGGGACCATTTGGACATCTGGTCACCACCGCCCTGCATGAGAAACATACTCACAAAGAATACATTGGTCTTGACGCCTGCGCCGCCAACCTGATGCGTCCGGCCATGTATGGTGCCTATCATCATATCACGGTGATGGGTAAGGAAGATGCCCCCCTTAATCATATCTACGACGTCACCGGGGGCTTATGCGAAAACAATGACAAGTTTGCCATTGACAGAGAACTTCCCAAAATTGATATCGGTGACCTGGTTGTGCTTCACGACACCGGTGCCCACGGTTTTGCGATGGGCTATAACTACAATGGCAAGCTACGATCTGCTGAAGTGCTGCTTAAAGAAGACGGTAGTACCGAACTGATCCGTCGGGCCGAAACCCCGGACGATTACTTCGCCACCCTGGATTTTTCCAAGTGGAAAAAGTAGTTTTAAATAGTGACGCTAATATTAAAAAAAATCGGAGTACCGAAAAATGTTACATCATGTTGTCTGCATCAGGGCGAACAGGTCATAGACCTGTCCGATCCTGCAGCATACAACAGATTAACATTTGTCGGTACGGTTCTTGCAAAAGACCTTTATTAAATAGTCAAGAGACGATAACGAAAGGAAAAAAATAACATGGCATTAATTAATGAAAATTATCTTAAATTACCAGGCTCCTACCTTTTTTCAGAAATAGCGAGACGGGTGGAAGCCTATAAAACCGCTAATCCGGAGGCCAACATCATTCGACTGGGAATTGGTGATGTGACCAAACCGCTGCCTGAAGCAGTCATCACCGGTCTACACGCCGCTGTTGATGAAATGGCCGATGAAAAAACCTTTAAGGGCTACGGTCCGGAACAAGGCTATGATTTTCTACTGGAAAAAATTGTCGAGTTTGATTTTAAAACCCGGGGTGTCGATCTAGCGATTGATGAAATATTTGTCAGTGACGGCTCCAAAAGTGATACTGCCAATATTCAGGAACTATTTAGTCAAGATACTAAAATCGCGATCACTGATCCCGTTTATCCGGTTTATGTCGACAGTAACGTCATGGCTGGCCGCAGTGGAACGTTAGGTGCTGACGGTAAGTGGAGCGAGATGGTCTATATTCCCTGCACCGCCGAAAATGGCTTTGTGCCGCAATTGCCAACCGAAAAGGTGGATCTGATTTATCTGTGTTTCCCCAATAACCCGACCGGAACCACGATTAATAAAACTGAGCTGAAAAAATGGGTGGATTATGCCAAAGCCAACCAGGCTATTATTTTATACGATGCTGCTTACGAAGCCTATATTCAGGAAGACGATGTGGCACACAGCATTTACGAAATTGATGGTGCCAAGGAGGTAGCCATCGAATTCCGAAGCTTTTCCAAAAATGCTGGCTTCACCGGAACCCGTTGCTCCTATGTAGTAGTTCCCAAAGAAGTGATGGGCTATACCAAAGCGGGCGAACCGGTTGAAATTAATAAACTGTGGAATCGCCGACACTGTACCAAATTTAATGGCGTTCCTTATATTATCCAAAAAGGCGCGGAAGCTGTTTATAGCGAAGCTGGTCAACAGCAGATCAAAGCGCTAGTAGCATATTATATGAATAACGCCAAAATGATTCGTGAAGGCGTTGCCAGTACTGGAATTGAAGTTTTTGGCGGGATTAATGCCCCTTATATCTGGCTAAAAACGCCGGAAGGCATGGACTCATGGGCCTTTTTTGACAAACTTCTCAGTGAGGTCAACATTGTTGGAACACCGGGTGTGGGTTTTGGTCCCAGCGGTGAAGGGTATTTCAGACTGACTGCCTTTGGCAGCAAGGAAAACACACAAGAAGCGATCAGACGTTTTACCACCGAATTTAAGTTGTAAAAACAAAATAACAAATGTCCGGCTGCGAGAATTAGCCGGGCATTTTTTTGATTTTTTATCGTTTTAAAGGATTAATTAATTTGATGACCATTTAGTCTTAAAAAATCATTAAAAGTGTTGACACTTTTCATAAAGTTACTTACAATATTGTTAGCACTCACAAAGAAAGAGTGCTAATACGATTACGACATGAAGAAGAGGTATGTTATGGAAAAAAAGCAGTTTAAATCAGAATCCAAGCGTCTGATGGATTTAATGATCCATTCAATTTACACCAACAAAGAAATATTTTTAAGAGAATTGATTTCAAATGCGTCCGACGCCATCGACAAGGTTTACTACAAAACATTAACAGACAAAGATAAAACCTTTAATAAGGACGACTACTACATCCGTATTCATCCCAACAAAGATAACCGGACCCTGACCATTGAAGATACCGGAATCGGGATGACCGCAGCGGAACTGGAAGACAACTTGGGTACCATTGCCAAAAGTGGTTCCAGCGACTTTAAGGACGATCAGGAAATGGAAGAAGATTTTGATCTTATCGGCCAGTTTGGGGTCGGTTTCTATTCAGCCTTTATGGTATCTGACAAGGTTGAGGTGGAAACCAAATCCTTTGACGAGGAAACGTCATCTGTATGGGTTTCTGAAGGAGCTGATGGCTATACCATTGAACCCGGAACCCGCACCACCCATGGTTCAAAAATTACCCTGTATCTCAAAGAGAATTCGGAAGATAATAACTACGATGACTATCTGGAACCCTATCGCATTCGCCAGCTGGTTGAGCATTACTCCAACTTCATCCGTTACCCGATTAAGATGGTGGAGGAAAAGAGCCGAGTCAAAGAAGACACCAAGGACAGTGAAAATCCGGAATACGAAACCTATCTGGCAGATGATGTTCTGAATTCGATGATCCCGATCTGGCGAAAAAATAAAAATGAGCTGACCGATGAGGATTACAACAATTTCTACCACGACAAGCGACTAGGCTTTGATGCCCCCTTGGCTCATGTTCACCTGAGTATTGAAGGGGCGATGAGCTATAAAGCGATCCTTTATATCCCCGGTCAGGCCCCCTTTGATTACTACACCAGAGACTATGAAAAGGGGCTCGAGCTCTATTCCAACGGCGTCCTGATTATGGAAAAATGCAGTGAGCTGTTGCCGGATTACTTCAGTTTTGTTAAAGGGGTGGTGGACTCCGAGGATATCTCATTAAATATTTCCCGGGAAATGCTTCAGCAGGATCGTCAGCTACGCTTAATCAGCCGTAAAATCGATACCCGAATTTCCGAAGAACTCAAAAAAATGCTGGCCAACGAACGCGAAACCTATGAAAAATTCTTTACCGCTTTCGGTAATCAGATCAAAGTCGGAACCTATGACAAATGGGGACAGGATAAGGAAAAACTTCAGGACTTCCTGCTCTTTTATTCATCCAAAGAAGGCAAGATGGTTACTCTTAAAGAATACGTAGAACGGATGCCGGAAGATCAGAAATACATTTATTATGCCACTGGTTCATCGGTTAGTCAGCTTGAAAAGCTGCCCCAGGTTTCCATTATTAAAAACAAAAATTATGAGATTCTCTATTTAACCGAGACCATTGATGAATTTGTCACCCAGACCTTAAAACAGTATCAGGACAAGGAATTCCGTTCAGTTTCCAGCCAGAATCTGGGACTGGAAGCGCCGGAAGAAAATCAAGTCGATGATGATACAAAAACATCTGAAGTGGATGAAAAACTTCTGGCAAAAATGAAAGACCTGATTGGAGATGAAGTCGTGAAGGTAAAAACCACGGCCCACTTAAAAGATGACGTGGCTTATCTTTCCACTGAAGGAGATCTTTCCATCGAAATGGAAATGACCTTAAACACCATGCCTCAGGGCGGTGATGTGAAGGCGAAGAAAGTGCTGGAAATCAACAAAAACCATCCGGTTTATGAAAAACTGAAAAGCTATTATGAAGTAGATGATGACCAGTTTGCGCTCTACACCGAGTTGCTTTACAATCAGGCCCGACTAATTGCCGGCCTGCCGCTTGACGACGTGGTAGCCTTTACCAAAAACATCAGCAAACTGATGTAATCAGGCGTTCGATTGAGATACCGTACCGATCAATTGTTAATCAGTTGTTTGCTGCAGAATCGGACACTAATAAAAAATTAGAAATTTCTTATTAGTCGCGGGCAGTCGCCAACTACAAGCAAGCTTGTGATTGGCTCGTTGCCTTCACTCAGGCTATCGCCGTGTCCGCTCTGATGCAAACAACACGATGCAACAATTGTCGGTACTAGGGTATTCATTTTTATGGAAGTTCTTATAGCATTATACTGAGAGAGTACCAGCACCATCCTTAAAGGACAGTGCTGGTTTTTTAAGTGTCAATTGACAAGTTCAACCGGTTTTGATAAAATAGGTGCAGAAGGTGTAACAAAATGATTTTAACTATTGAAGTAGCTCTGGCAATGAAAGTTTCGATGAGACATTGTTTAGAGCCTAAACTAAAACTTTTATTCTCATCGGTCTAAGCGTTTTTATGGGATAGCAACTTATTTTAAGTGTAACGGCAAACTCCCGTACCAACTACTTGTTAATCAGTTGTATGCGCGCAAGTCGTATAGGCTATCGCCGTGTTCGCCTTGAGGCACACAACACGATATAACAATTGTCGGTACTACGATATTTGTTTATTACATTGCTATGCTTTATTTTGATGTGCTTAAACCGATAATCAACAGGAAAGTTTTCAGGCCATAACGCAATGTTCGTTATGGCCTTTTATAATGACAGGGAGTCAGTATAAAATGGCTCTCTGTTTTATTTTTGCTAAAAATTCGCAACGAGGAGAAATACGAATGGGACTATTGGACGTTATTAATCTATCACATACGTTTGGTGATAAAATTTTATATCAGGAGGCTTCTTTTGAATTATTCAAAGGGGAGCATATGGGGATTGTCGGGCGCAACGGAACGGGGAAGACCACCCTTTTAAATACCCTAATCGGAGAAATTATTCCCGATGGTGGGGAGATTCGCTGGCAAAAAGGGATCAAGGTCGGGTATCTCGATCAACATGCTAAAATTGATCAGGATGTGACGGTGTTTGACTATTTAAAAACATCGTTTCATGAGCTCTACGAAACAGAAATCCAGCTGACCAAAATTTATGAAGACATGGGCAGCGATTGCAGTGAAAAGGCCATGAACAGAGCCTCGGACCTGCAAAGTTTGCTTGAGAATTCCGGTTTTTATGAACTGGAAAGCCGGATCTTAAAAATTGCTGATGGGCTGGGGATTACAGCACTGGGGATGGATAGCATCCTGGAACAGCTTAGTGGGGGACAGCGGGCCAAGGTTATTTTGGCCAAGCTGCTGTTGGAAGAACCTAATGTGTTGCTTTTAGATGAACCGACTAACTTTCTGGACAAGGAACATGTGGAATGGTTGACCGACTATTTAAAAGCTTATGAGGGCACCTTTCTGGTGATTTCCCATGACTTTGATTTTCTCGACAAGATCACCACCTGTGTCTGTGACATCGAGTTTTCCACCATCAAAAAGTACAGCGGCAACATCACCAAATTTATCACCTTAAAAGGGCTGCGACGGGAAAGCTATATTCGTGAATTTGAAGCCCAGAAAAAAGAAATTAAAAAGTTTGAAGACTATATTTCCAAAAACAAGGCTCGGGCTTCCACCGCCAGCATGGCTAAGAGCAGGCAGAAGCAATTGGATCGAATCGATCGGATTCCGCCGCCAGAATTAGTGCCAAAACCCAATTTTCGTTTGACTTCCTTGCACATCTCAGCCCAGCGCTCCTTAACGGTCAAGGATTTGGAGATTGGCTATGATTACCCGTTGCTAGCCAAAATGAATTTTAAAATCGAGTCGGGTCAGAAAACCGTCATCACCGGCTTTAACGGGATTGGAAAATCCACTCTGCTAAAAACCCTGGTCAAACAGATTCCACCGATTTCGGGAAAATTCAAGTTTGCGGATAATATTAAAATCGCTTATTTTGAGCAAGATCTCAATTGGGACAACCCCACTCTGACCCCTATTCAAGTCGTTTCTGATGTGTATCCCAAGCTGTCTCAGAGCCAATTGCGGCGCTATCTGGCGCAGTGCGGTTTAAAAGCCAAAAGCATGCTTCAGGGGGTCGCGACCCTTAGTGGCGGGGAACAGGCCAAGGTAAAAATCTGTATCCTGATGCTGACCAATGCGAATTTTCTGATTCTTGATGAGCCCACCAATCATCTGGATGCCGATGCTAAAGCGGTACTAAAAAGCGAGCTGATCAAATGGACTGGTAGTCTGATTCTCGTTTCACATGAAGCCGCGTTTTATGAAGATTGGGCTGAGCACATTATCAATATCGAGGGCTAGCAGGGTCAGCTTTCCTGGTCTGAACCATAAATTCGAGAATGTCTTTAAAAAAAACTTAACAGGTGTCAAAAATCCGGCTATAATGAATCATAGAGATTATTCTAATTACCAATTTACATAGAATTGAAACTAGGAAATGAGACATTAGAGTGAAAAAACAATTCTTAAAAAGAGAACGCATTAATGATCGTTTAGCACGAGTTTATGATTATCCACTAACCATTGTGGAAGCACCGATGGGTTATGGAAAGACTACGGCAGTTAGAGAATTTCTGGAAACGAAAGAAATAAAATCCATCTGGGTTACGTTTCAACCTGAGAATGGTTCTGCTGATTATAAATGGAGCAAAGTCTGCGATGAAATTAGCAAATGGGATCGTGATACCGGCGAGACATTAAAGCAGCTGGGCTTTCCGGTGGACGTACCCCAGATGGATCAAGTGTTATCGGTATTAAACACGGTAATCACAGATGAGCCCTTATTCATGGTTTTAGATGACTACCATCTGACGGATTATGAGCCCTTGAATCGGTTGATTGAGCTGATCGTGACCGAGCGAATTGAAAACTTTTATCTTATTATTGTCACCCGAAATACAGGGAATTTAAACAGCGCAGAACTTGTGGCCAAGGGATTTTGCAATTGGATCACCCAGGAAGTTTTAAAGTTCACGGAAGTCGAAGTCCGGGATTATTGCATCATGATGATGGAAACAATATCGGAGAAAGACTTGCGAAAAATAACCGAATACGCAGGTGGTTGGATTACTCTGACCTATATGCTGCTGCTTGGTTTGGAAAAAGGGATTCCAGTAGGGATGAATATGACCATCGATGAGCTCATCAGTTTAACGCTTTTTAGTGTTTATGATGCGTTGACCCAAAAATATTTAATCAAACTTTCAATTA is a window encoding:
- a CDS encoding AzlC family ABC transporter permease codes for the protein MKSFIFAFKQVLPVFFPYLFIGIAFGVLMDEAGYSAGWSFLSGVFIYAGSMQIVLVSLLTAGASLGTIALMTFFVNARHIFYGIAFIDQFRKMGRRYPYMVLTLTDEVYSILCSITYPDEVDIRKTDFYITLILHLVWILSCVAGALFGQLLPYDLAGIEFSATAFFITVCMNQWEVMDSHLPAITGLTSALVFYFILGPSQFILPALTVSVLVLMMMKAKSNNQKKSGVPELEAGLAGQTEEISHEY
- a CDS encoding branched-chain amino acid transporter permease, which codes for MSINWVDTVEALAVVALVTIFTRALPFLFFGGKKELPDIVRYLGTVLPAAIMIILVVFCLRNISLIAYPFGLPELLSVAMVILVHRIKKNIFLSIIAGTGLYMVLTRTLFIIGS
- a CDS encoding MORN repeat-containing protein; this translates as MRSKLFAILTVISLLLLVTSGCIRTHTYGGGVYTGEWKNGVPNGYGKFVYSEDVIYEGQWKDGKLHGQGTAIGYEGTRFEGEWKYGKLDGYGTKTDNGNTYVGEFKKGLMDGKGTLTMADGTTYVGTFANDLYVGP
- a CDS encoding TrmB family transcriptional regulator, which gives rise to MDIVERLTQFGLTRHEASIYLTLLAEGDLNGYEVAKITGISRSNAYTSLASLVEKGGAYVIEEATIRYTPVAISEFCENKIRKLQQAKQDLIVTIPTKRDAVEGYITIKGESNILNKLRNMILEAQERIYISVPGQVLKTVLPDIKEAINRDIKMVIITDGSLSLAGATVYIADQPLQQIRLIVDSTNVLTGDMNNGEHSTCLYSRKRNLVDLFKDSMKNEIKLIEMTKGN
- a CDS encoding diaminopimelate decarboxylase produces the protein MKKTFVNKEKLEEIVREFPTPFHLYDEKGIRENVRNLQEAFSWNKGYKEYFAVKATPNPTILQILKEEGCGVDCSSYTELMMSDTVGFSGADIMFTSNVTPKEDFVLASKLGALITLDDITHIDFLEEVAGLPETISCRFNPGGDFVIDNAIMDTPQVAKYGFTREQMTEGFATLKSKGVKHFGIHAFLASNTIANEYYPALARILFQTAVELNQETGAHIAFINLSGGVGIPYLPDQQPTDIYEVGRGVKKAFEEILVPAGMGDIDIYTELGRFVLGPFGHLVTTALHEKHTHKEYIGLDACAANLMRPAMYGAYHHITVMGKEDAPLNHIYDVTGGLCENNDKFAIDRELPKIDIGDLVVLHDTGAHGFAMGYNYNGKLRSAEVLLKEDGSTELIRRAETPDDYFATLDFSKWKK
- a CDS encoding LL-diaminopimelate aminotransferase produces the protein MALINENYLKLPGSYLFSEIARRVEAYKTANPEANIIRLGIGDVTKPLPEAVITGLHAAVDEMADEKTFKGYGPEQGYDFLLEKIVEFDFKTRGVDLAIDEIFVSDGSKSDTANIQELFSQDTKIAITDPVYPVYVDSNVMAGRSGTLGADGKWSEMVYIPCTAENGFVPQLPTEKVDLIYLCFPNNPTGTTINKTELKKWVDYAKANQAIILYDAAYEAYIQEDDVAHSIYEIDGAKEVAIEFRSFSKNAGFTGTRCSYVVVPKEVMGYTKAGEPVEINKLWNRRHCTKFNGVPYIIQKGAEAVYSEAGQQQIKALVAYYMNNAKMIREGVASTGIEVFGGINAPYIWLKTPEGMDSWAFFDKLLSEVNIVGTPGVGFGPSGEGYFRLTAFGSKENTQEAIRRFTTEFKL
- the htpG gene encoding molecular chaperone HtpG, with the protein product MEKKQFKSESKRLMDLMIHSIYTNKEIFLRELISNASDAIDKVYYKTLTDKDKTFNKDDYYIRIHPNKDNRTLTIEDTGIGMTAAELEDNLGTIAKSGSSDFKDDQEMEEDFDLIGQFGVGFYSAFMVSDKVEVETKSFDEETSSVWVSEGADGYTIEPGTRTTHGSKITLYLKENSEDNNYDDYLEPYRIRQLVEHYSNFIRYPIKMVEEKSRVKEDTKDSENPEYETYLADDVLNSMIPIWRKNKNELTDEDYNNFYHDKRLGFDAPLAHVHLSIEGAMSYKAILYIPGQAPFDYYTRDYEKGLELYSNGVLIMEKCSELLPDYFSFVKGVVDSEDISLNISREMLQQDRQLRLISRKIDTRISEELKKMLANERETYEKFFTAFGNQIKVGTYDKWGQDKEKLQDFLLFYSSKEGKMVTLKEYVERMPEDQKYIYYATGSSVSQLEKLPQVSIIKNKNYEILYLTETIDEFVTQTLKQYQDKEFRSVSSQNLGLEAPEENQVDDDTKTSEVDEKLLAKMKDLIGDEVVKVKTTAHLKDDVAYLSTEGDLSIEMEMTLNTMPQGGDVKAKKVLEINKNHPVYEKLKSYYEVDDDQFALYTELLYNQARLIAGLPLDDVVAFTKNISKLM
- a CDS encoding ABC-F family ATP-binding cassette domain-containing protein, with translation MGLLDVINLSHTFGDKILYQEASFELFKGEHMGIVGRNGTGKTTLLNTLIGEIIPDGGEIRWQKGIKVGYLDQHAKIDQDVTVFDYLKTSFHELYETEIQLTKIYEDMGSDCSEKAMNRASDLQSLLENSGFYELESRILKIADGLGITALGMDSILEQLSGGQRAKVILAKLLLEEPNVLLLDEPTNFLDKEHVEWLTDYLKAYEGTFLVISHDFDFLDKITTCVCDIEFSTIKKYSGNITKFITLKGLRRESYIREFEAQKKEIKKFEDYISKNKARASTASMAKSRQKQLDRIDRIPPPELVPKPNFRLTSLHISAQRSLTVKDLEIGYDYPLLAKMNFKIESGQKTVITGFNGIGKSTLLKTLVKQIPPISGKFKFADNIKIAYFEQDLNWDNPTLTPIQVVSDVYPKLSQSQLRRYLAQCGLKAKSMLQGVATLSGGEQAKVKICILMLTNANFLILDEPTNHLDADAKAVLKSELIKWTGSLILVSHEAAFYEDWAEHIINIEG